In Thalassococcus sp. S3, the sequence GATGAACCCGCAGGCCGCGCATTACACGCTGATGGGCATCGAAACGCTCAGCCTGCGGATGGAGCGGCATGTGGAGAATGCCCGCAAGGTCGCCACCTGGCTCGAAGCGGATGACCGGATCGAATACGTCACCTATGCCGGGCTCGAAAGCTCCCCCTACTTCGACCGGGTCGACCGGATCTGTCCGCGGGGTGCGGGCGGGCTTTTCACCTTCGCGGTCAAGGGTGGCTATGACGCTTGCATCAAGCTGGTGAACGCGCTGGAGATCTTCAGCCATGTTGCCAACCTGGGCGATGCGCGGTCGCTGATCATCCATTCGGCCTCCACCACGCACCGCCAGCTGACGCCGGAACAGCAGGACGCGGCAGGGGCCGGTCAGAACGTGGTGCGCGTCTCCATCGGGATCGAGGATGCCGATGACCTGATCGCCGATCTCGACCAGGCGCTGAGCAAGGCCGCGCATTAGCGGCCCTGCCCTTTGCGGGCCTAGTCGGCGATAGAAAACACCATGTTTACGCTGGCCCGCATGCCCACTTCACCCGCGGCGATGGGAACCGATTGATCCCGCGCCGCGGCCATCTCCATCATCATGGAGGGCTGCACCTGCCCCGTGCTTTCAGACATCGACTGCACTGGCCCCAGCGTGATGCCCGCCGCTTCGGCCAGCAACTCCGCCTTGCGGATCGCATCGCCAACAGCCAGACGCCGCGCTTGGTCCCGCAAGGGCTCTGGTTCCTGCATGCCGAATTGCAAACCGCTCAGATCGTTGGCGCCGTCCGAAATCACCGCATCCAGCACACCGCCCAACGTATCAAGCGCACGCACACGCACCGTCACCGCATTGCGCGCGACAAAGCCGGTGATGCGCGCGGGCTGGTCCGGGCTGGAATTATAGCGATTGCTCCAGACCGGGTTCAGCGACAGGCCTGTCGTCTGCATATCCGTGGCGACCACGCCTTGCGCTTCGAGCTGCGCGATCACCTGGCTTACCCCGTCGGACACGGCCGCCATCGCAGCACTTGCCTCCTCGGCTTCATGGGTGACGCCGACAGTGAGCGTGGCCATGTCGGGTGCCACGTCGACCTGCCCTTCGCCAACCACTGATATGATCCGATCCGCCGGTTCCGCCGCTGCGACAGAGGCCGCCGCGAGCATGGCCGCCCCCAGCACGAATTTTAGGAATGTCATAGGTTTCATCTCCTTCCGCTTTCGCCAGTTCTGCGGGTTTTGTGCGTGTGAGCAAGGTCAGGAATTCCCGTCGCTCTTTCCCTCGGCAAAGACCTGCTCTAAACTCCTTGTAATGCGGGGGGAGGTCCCGTGTAAGCGGTTGGGATGGTAAGCCGAAAATATGAAACCGGGTTTCGCGCTCTCATTGTCGTTCGAGGGCATCACATTGATGCAGCGCGCCGCAGGCGGATGGCGCCGCGTCGGGGATGTCGCGCTGAACAGTCAGGATCTCGCGGGTGAGTTGGCCGCCTTGCGTCGCATGGCCGAAACGCTCAAGCCATCCGGCTTTTTCAGCAAGATCATCATTCCGAACGACCAGATCAAATACCTCACCCTGGCCACCGGATCCGTCGATGAGGAAAGCCGGCATGCCCGCGCCCGCACAGCCCTGGAAGAGGCGACGCCCTACAGCATTGATGAGCTGGCCTACGACATTTCAATCGATGGCCCGGTCACCCATGTCGCCGCCGTCGCACGCGACACGCTGGCCGAGGCCGAGGCCTTCGCAGTCGAGCATCAATTCAACCCGCTGAGCTTTGCGGCGATCCCTGGCGATCAAAATTATCTGGGAGAACCGTTTTTCGGGCCGTCCTCCGTCGCGGGGGACTTGCTGCCCGATGGCGACAGCGTAGAGGCCGACGGTGTCGCGGTGGTGGTGATCGGAGATCTTGAAACCCACGAGCCCGCTGTCGTCGAAATCGCGGAAGATGACCCTGATCCTGACGAAACCATCTCTGCCGAGCATGAAGCAGAGCTGCCTTCCTCAGACGACGAGAGTGAGCCGGAAGACGGTGAACCGTCACGGGCCGAAACCGGCGAAACAGAGGATCCGCAGGTTGCTGCGGAGCCTCTGGAAGACGAGGCCGCATCAGAGCCTGAGAAACCGGAGCAGAAGGCCGACAGCGCCGAAGACGATGCCGATCCGGAGGAGGCCGAGGCCCCGCCAGAGCCGGTAGAGCAGCCGCCGGTTATTGGATTTTCCAGCCGTCGTGGATCAAACGGCGCCGGTAAGGCACCGCCTCTGGACGGTGTGCGACGGGATGTCCCGCCGACCAAGGCGCCGAAGGTTCCCGGCCCCGAGACCAAGCCCCAGGCAGCGAAATCCAATGATCCTCCGCCCCTCAAACCGGCGCCGACCGCCCCCCCTCCGGAGGAATTGGCCGGTTCGCTGGAAGAGAGCAAGATCGCCAAGGCGGCCAAAGCGCGTCTGGGCGGGTTTCTCAGCCGGCGCAAACCGCGCAAGGACCCGCCACCGATTGCAAAAGAACCGGAGCGTGCGCCCAAGGCCACACCCGAGCTGTCGCCCGCACGGGCCGCTGGCAAGAAGGCAATCGCCGCTGCGGTTGCCGTGGCGGCACCGCCGCCTCCGGACGAAACGGCGCGGATGACCGTCTTCGGGGCGCGCCAGGAGGTTCAGGTTGGCGGCAAACCCCGGTTCCTGGGTTTGATCCTAACGGCGATCCTCCTGCTCTTTCTGATCGGCGTGGCCGCCTGGGCCTCCGTCTTCATGGATGAGGGGCTGTCGCGCCTTTTCGACAAATCCGACCCCGTCGTGGTCGAAGCCCCCGAACCCGAAGAAGAGCCTGTGCCGGTCAGGCTGCCCGAGCCCGCCGAAGATGCGTTGAGCAGCGAGGATGCCGCTGTTCTGGACGCTTTGCGCGAACCCCAATTGCCGGCCCCCCTGGATGCGGCCCAGGCGGAGGCGCGTTATGCCGTAACCGGCATATGGCAGCGCGCGCCCGAGGCGCCGAACCCACCCGACCTGATAGATGTCGAAGATGTCTATCTGACGTCGATCGACGTACAAATTCAGACCAGCGACGCCATCGCGCTGCCAAGCGTTGAAAGCCTTCAGACGGATTTCGCATATGGCGCGGTGGTCTCTCCGGCCGCTGCGGGAACCCGTTTCGCACTCGACGGCCGTGGCCTTGTGATCCCAACACCGGAAGGTGCGACCTCTCCGGATGGTATCGTTGTCTATCTGGGGCGCCCGGTCCGCGTGCCGCCCCCCACCCCGACGCGGTTTGAGACAAATCCCGAAACGGAAACCGCGACTGCGGACCTGCCGGAATTGCGGCCCCGGCTGCGCCCGCAAAACCTGACCGAGGAAGCAGAGCGGACCGCATTGGGCGGGCTGACACGGGATGAGCTGGCTGGCCTGCGCCCAAGGCTGCGCCCCGCGGTCGAGAAAGAAGAGGCGGAGGAAAACGAAACGCCGACCGAACAGGCCGTTCTGGCCTCTCTGTCCCCGAACCCGCGGCCCGAAAACTTCGCCCGTGTCGTTTCGCGAGCAGCACCGGCCCCACCGCCCGAAACGCAGGAGGTGGTGGCCGCCGTTGCCCCCCGGACGGTCACGCCCCGCATCCCGTCATCCGCCTCTGTCGCGCGTCAGGCCACCGTGAACAACGCGATCAACCTGCGCCGGGTTAATCTGATCGGCGTCTACGGGACACCGTCCAACCGGCGGGCGTTGGTTCGCCTTCCCAGCGGGCGCTATAAGAAGGTCAAGGTGGGCGACAGCATTGACGGTGGACGCATCTCGGCCATCGGCGACAGTGAGTTGCGCTATCAAAAAGGTGGTCGCAATCTGGTCCTGAAAATCCCAAGCAGTTAAACCGGGATGCAAGCGATTTGTCCCGCTTTCAGGCTTTGTTGATCGGTCGATCTGCGTGGCGAGACCGGCAAGTCGCTGTGCCAGAGCGGCGAACCGGCCAAGGACAGTGACAGATGCCAGCACAAACGCCCCCCAGGATCGAAGCGGGCCTGCGCCCCGGTCACAGGCAGCAGGCCGCCCGGGGATACTGGGCCGCGTTCTCGCGCAAACTGCAGTACCCTCTTGGTCCGGAAGAACGGGGGGTGGCCTTCATCGCCCGTGTCCTAGACCCGTCCCATGCCATCAGCGCCGTGTCGGAGACGGGCGCCTTTCTGGGCGTGGCGGGTTTCAAGACAGTGCAAGGCGCCTTCGTGGGCGGAGAGTTTGGTGATCTGAGCGCCGTCTACGGCCCTTTCGGCGCGGCATGGCGCGCCTTGCTGGTCAGCGTTCTGGAGCGGGAGGTGGCGCCTGACACACTGCTCATGGACGGCCTCTTCGTCGAAGAGGCTGGCCGGGGACTTGGGGTTGGAACGGCGCTTTTGTCAGCGGTCGAGGCGCATGC encodes:
- a CDS encoding N-acetyltransferase, translated to MPAQTPPRIEAGLRPGHRQQAARGYWAAFSRKLQYPLGPEERGVAFIARVLDPSHAISAVSETGAFLGVAGFKTVQGAFVGGEFGDLSAVYGPFGAAWRALLVSVLEREVAPDTLLMDGLFVEEAGRGLGVGTALLSAVEAHAGSAGLTQVRLDVVDTNPRARSLYERRGFQETATKSIWPLSGLFGFEVATTMIKKIGTHA
- a CDS encoding SIMPL domain-containing protein; the encoded protein is MTFLKFVLGAAMLAAASVAAAEPADRIISVVGEGQVDVAPDMATLTVGVTHEAEEASAAMAAVSDGVSQVIAQLEAQGVVATDMQTTGLSLNPVWSNRYNSSPDQPARITGFVARNAVTVRVRALDTLGGVLDAVISDGANDLSGLQFGMQEPEPLRDQARRLAVGDAIRKAELLAEAAGITLGPVQSMSESTGQVQPSMMMEMAAARDQSVPIAAGEVGMRASVNMVFSIAD